A region of the Acinetobacter defluvii genome:
GCGTTTAGTGAAAGGTATGTTGCAACTAAAAACCGCCATTCACCAATTTTTTAAATCTAAAAATCAAGATATTACGTTGGCTGAATTTATTAATCACAATGATATTGAAGAGGTATTTTGGCATGGAGCGGTGATGCCTGTGCTGTATACCATTTGCACTTGTGACCCAAAAACTATTGGTGAGTGGCCTGCAAAACCGTTGTTGGTGTTTTTAAGACAACTGACGGATGGTGATGCTTTATTGCGTTTGCATGGGGGGACACCTGCTTTAGTGGATAAACTGGTAGAAGGGATCGATGTTCATAGCGGTTCGGCAGTTTCCAGGGTTGAGCAACAAGGTGAACAAGTTTTAGTGGAAAATGAGCAGGGTGAACAGCTTTATTTTGATCGTGTGATCGTGGCTACCCCAACCACAAAATTAGAAAGCTTTTTAAATGCTGAACAGTTTGCAGAAGATATTGCCTTATTAAAACAATTCAAGTTTGAACAAGGTGAATTGGTCATGCATACCGATGCAACAGTGATGCCGCCTAACCGCAAAGATTGGTGTGTGCTCAGTTATATGATGGATCGTAAATTTACTCAGCAACAATTTACGGTATGGCTCAACTCAGTTGAGCCAAGCCTTGTGGGTAAATCTCCTGTGTTCCAAACGTGGCGACCGATTACTGCAATTGATCCGAAAAAGGTCATTTCAAGTGTAACGTTGACCCGCGCTGTGGTGAATTCTGAAACCGTGGCATTGAACAAAGAATTACAACAACGCCATCTGCAAGCCAACCGTAAAGTCTTCTATTGTGGTTCTTGGTCATGTAATGGCTTACCAATTTTAGAATCTGCGGTGACTTCTGCCATGCATATTGCAGAAATTTTTGGTGCGCCATTGCCATTTATGGGTTTAAAACCTAAAGTTGAGGTTGCACCCCAACTCGGCTACTGATGTGTTATGAACTGGATTCAAGCAATACAGCAACAATTTTCACAACATAAATATGCTATTAATGCAAAAATCTTAGGTGATGATGCGCTGTATGCTTGGACAAATTTAGGATATTGGACTGCAACCACGCAGTCCTATCCACAAGCTTGTCGCCAATTGGCAGATCAGTTGGCACAAGCAGTTGATTTAAATTCAAGCGATCACCTTTTAGATCTAGGCTGTGGACGAGGTGCAAGTATTTTGCACTGGAAAAATTATTATAAAACTCAAAGACTCAGTGCAGTAGATATGCAACAACACTGCATTGATCAACTACAGCATAATCTAAATTCAAACATTCAGTTTTACTCAGGTTCATTTTTAAATTTAAAAAATATTTTATCGGATACGCATTTTGATGTTGTGCTTTGCGTGGATGCTGCTTATCACAGCGATTTAAATTTATTTTTAGCGTCTGTGCGACCTTTTTTAAATTCAAAAGGGCGAATCGGTTTTCATTACTTAATGTTAACTGACAAATGGCAAAACTTGTCGAGCTTTGAACAAGAAAAATATCGTTTATTGCTGAAATCAGCAGATGTTCAGATCAAGCATTTACCTACTCAGACTGATATTCAACAGATCATGCAGCAGTATCGGTTGGAGAATATACAGATTGATGATTTGTCTGAGCGAGTTTTACTGGGCTTTGCTGACTATATTTCACAGCGAAAGTTTTCTGGAGAACATAAGCATCTCCTCGATAGTTTTAAAATAAAAATGACCGCCAAGCTCTGTAATAAACTGTATACGGATGGCTTAGTACGTTATATTCAGATTACCGCTCAAAAAGGGCAATGAAAATAATAAGGGCAATAACATGTCAGTAAAATATTCAGGTGGTTGTTTGTGTGGTGCAGTTCGTTATCACGCTGAAGTTGAACCGAAAGTCAGTTTTAATTGTCATTGTCGAGATTGTCAAAAGTCTAGTGGTGGAGCCTATGCACCGATCGCATTCTTTGCTCAATCACAACTCAATATTCAGGGCGATGTAAAGTATTATCAATCTTTGGGTGTTTCAGGGAAAATGATAAAACGTGGTTTTTGTGGCAATTGTGGTTCAAATTTATTTGGTTTACCAGAAATTGCGGCAGAACTGATTTCAATTCGTGCTGGAACTTTGGATGATCCTAATATGTTTCGACCTAAATTTGAAATATTTACCAGTCATGCAAGTCAATGGGATATTTTAAATCAAGATATTCAGCACTTTACACACGCCATAGAAAAGAAAAAGTAAAATAAAAACTAGTATTTAAAAACAACAAAACCTCACTAAAAAGCGAGGTTAAGTAAAATGGTGCCGGCACACGGATTCGAACTGTGGACCTACTGATTACAAGTCAGTTGCTCTACCAACTGAGCTATGCCGGCAACGTGGCGAGAATTCTACAGAAAAATGACGATATTGCAAGCCAAAAAATAAGCACTTGAACTATGTGAGTGATTTATTTTTAGAGTGATGAGATTTGATACATATTTTGATTCTCATCACATTGAAATGCTTAAAATAAACTTATAGTTTTGCCAGAGTAAGCTGTGCTAAAGCATGATTCGATTGTGCTGCTTTTTGCAACCATTGTTGTGCCTGCAATTGGTCTTTGGCAATGCCTATGCCTAGGCGATATGCTTGAGCTACCTTAAATTGTGCTTTTGCATCACCTTGATTGGCAGCTTTTAGGTACCATTGGAAGGCTTCTGTTTCATTTTTTGTACCGATTAGACCCATTTCTGCAATGGTCGCAAGACGATATTGGGCTTGAATATGATGATTTTTAGCTGCCATCTTTAACCATTGATAGGCAAGCTTTTGGTCAGCTTGAACTTCTTCCCCATTAAAATATTTCATTCCGACTTGATATTGTGCTTCAATATCATCTTTCTTCGCAGCCGCCAAATTCCATGCCAAAGATTGGCAATCGTATGCTAATTTTGTTGTGGTAGTAGTATTCAATACATTTGAATCTGCGAATGCTACATTGTGCATAAAAAGTGCAGCAGATAGAATCATGGTTAAATTTTTCATATTTTTCTTCTTTATGTGATTGAGTTGTCATTATTTTTATCAAAGTTGACTGATTTTGTAAACATTAGGAAAATAAAATATATAAATAATTTTAAATTATTATTTAATATATTGTTTTTTAATGATTTTATTTTAATTAAAATAATTAAATTTATATAAATAATGTATATTTAATTGTTAAGATATTTTAAATATAATGTTATTATAAAGATTAATTTTATTATTCATTTAGTAAATTTAAATAAATAGCCCGTATTTATTTACGGGCTATGTCGAATATTAATATGCTTTAAAAAGATGAAGATACATTAAAGTTTTAAATATATACATGTGGATCTAAAAATAAGCATTTATTTGCTCCTTAAAACTTGGTCTAGGTCTTGAGCGCATTCTTCTAAGGTAAGTGCCATGTCTATTTGCATTTGTGGCTTCAGCTCATTTGCTAATTTTCTCCATTGTTCAATTAAGCGAATTGCTTTTTGTACTTTATGTTTATTGATGTCCTTTGCGATGGTTGGGGTATATCCACCACGTTTAGCATTTTTGATTTGTTTTACATAATTGGCGCTGTTATTCATTCTAACTCCCGAATACCAGAATCTATGTTTTGAGTCTGCTTTTTTCGCTTGTTGATACTGCATCTTTGATAGTAGCCATGAAACATTGCATCTAAATGATATTTAATTCTATTTTTCTCCTCAGGGCTGTAGGCTATACCAACTACTAATAGCAAAATATTTATTTTAATCAACTGGATAAGATTGGTTTTTATAAAAATGATTGTCTTTTTAAATAGTTAAGATATAGGCGGATTTGTATCTATATATTTAATACGTCTTTAAAGGAACTAAAGCGTAGGGGATATCGATCAAAAATATGCAAATTGTCAGACAAAATCTAGCATATTTTGTCGGTAAAAGTTGAATCTTTTTATAATTGTCGTTATAAATGATAGATGAAATAGTCATCTTTTTGTCATAAGAAATGAGTATTTTTAGCTTGGAAAATACACATGTTAAATAGCTAAATAAAACTCTTATTCACAATAAGTCAATTGTCTAATTTAAAAGCGATGATAAACTTTGATAGTTTAGCCAAATAATTCAGCTTATTTGTGGAAAAGTGAAATAAAAAGCGGTATAAAAAGAGACAAATTATAAAAATAGATAAGGAAGGCAACTCATGGATTTAATGTTTCTTGCGACACTCACTATACTTGCAGTAGTCAGTATGATTGCTTATAAAGGACTGAAAAATAAGCAGAAACTAGATAGTGCTTTAAGACAGCGTGCAGTTTTTAATTCAAATGAATTAATCACTTATGCACGTATTAAAGAAATTTTACCGACTGCAAATATTTTAGCACATGTATCTTTCGATGCATTGCTTACCACAAAATATTTACATACTCGTCGTAAATATCAAAAGATGTTTGCAGATTTTGTGGTATTAGATCAAGAGTTTAAAGTGATGGCAGTGATTACTTTAGATGATCCAAATGCGATGAAATGGATAAATACCGATCGAAATCAAGATACTCTGCTAGAAATGGCGGGGTATCGAGTGATTCGCTATCAAGGTGTGCCAGAGTATCAACAATTACGTGAAGATTTTATGCAAGATTATGCCAATATTCACGATACATTCACGACACAAGCAACAGTAAATCTAGACGCTTATGCTGAACGTTTAGCTCGCTCGCGTGTTTATGGTTAATTGTAAATGCGCATGTGAATCATGCGCTAAGTAAATGGGTAGTTAGCAAGTAGCTTAAGCAAATAAAATTATTTTAAATAAAGTGCTTAAGCTAAGGTTTAACCGCAACGACTGTCATTTCAACTAAAACTTCAGGTTTATACATTTTTGCTTCAACGCAAGTGCGTGGAAGTGCTTGCATATCAGAACACCAAGCATCCCAAATCTCATTCATACTCGCATAATCATTTTCGATGTCTTTTAAAAAAAATCATTACAGACAGGATGTGACTTTTGTTAGTACCTGCGTCCGCAAGAAAAGTATCGATTGCAGCGAGCGTTTGTTGCGTTTGTCCTCGAATATCAAGACTGAGGTCGGTGGCTAATTGACCAGCTAAATGAACTAAGTTTCCCGAAATTGCAATTTCTGAAAAGCGTGGGCTAATGTGCATACGTTGTACAGTCATGCGGATTCTCACATATTTTTATCATTAAAGTTTACGTGAACATCTTCATTATGAATATGGTTTTTTATGCAAACGCATACAGCGGTTCTATTTGCTTTAGGTATTTTGCTTGAAAAATGAGAATTAAGCGTTGTTCTGGACACACGACAATATTCCCTAAATTTAAAAAGCAAATCTCGGCTTGACGCAGCTGATTTAAGCAAAATGCAATGGAACTTTGAAGAGGACAAAGTTGCGGAAGTACTGCTGTACTGGTGCTATTTAAAGGTATATTTTTCATGTTCTCACCTACAAATGAAATGGAAATGGATGCGAAAACGCATCCATCTTTAACTGTTTTTAGTACTGTGAAGGGGTGTAATTTTTAAGCTCGGATTTGGGTTTTGTACCGACTTGATACCAGTCGATATGTCGGGTGATGAACATCACAGCAGCAAGGACGATAAAGGAAATCACTGAGCCGATAAGGAAGGTTTTTCCTGATGATTGCAATAATAAATACATCACTGCATAAAGCGTACTTAAAATCAGGCTAAAGATTGCAGCAGCTTTGATTCCTCGCATTACGAAGAATAGATACCATGTCATCAAACCTACACAGGCGATTGCTGCGACTATATAAGCCCAAGCAAAGGCGTAATATTCACTGATTGAGAGTAATAGGACAAAGAAAATGCCTTGTGCCATTGCCACTAAAGCATATTGAATCGGGTGGATTCGCAAGCCTTTCATGACTTCAAACAAGAAGAAACAACCAAAAGTAATGATGATAATAACGATACCGTATTTAATTGCACGGTCAGTTTGGGTATAGACATTGACAGATTCTAGAAACTCGGTTGAAAGTCCAATTTTTTCTATATTTTGTCCACTTTCATAGGCTGTGACTGCTTCATTACTACTGCGAGTTAAGTAAGCGTGACTGAGTTGGCGCATACAATCACTATTTTCACAATTGGCGATTTTATTAAGATTTTGTTGTCCCAGTGCGATATTTTTCCACTGTGCGCTAAATTGTTCAGTTTGACTCATTTTTGCATAAGGTAGGCTTTGTCCATCGTATTTGGTGTCTGCCCAATTACCTTTTGCGTTATAAGTGACGTGATGACTGGTTGGAATCAAGTTGAATTTACTTAAACCCTTCGTTTGAAGTTGTAAGTTAAATTCAAAACCATTTTGAATCGCTTGCAAGATTTCAGGATGTTTTTGCACAGAAACTGTCATAAAATCAAAACCTGATTGATCCTTCGCTTGTTCGTTTATTTGAAATGTGTAATTTTGATTGTTAATTTTAATGGAAGGTTGTTTTTCTAAGCCGCGTGGATCATGTAAAGGAAAAATGATTTGCGCCTTATTCCATTCATAATTTTTTTGATCCAGTTCAGGTTTATAAAAAGCACCTTTCGCAGACAAATTTGCTTGATAGTCAATCGCACGATAAATCGTTCGTCTGTAATTATTATCCGATACATTAAAATTAGCTGTCCAATCGGTACTGTCAGCACCTAAGTACATAAAATATTGTTCGGTACATGGAAATGGCTTTTTTTGATCATCCAGACAGGTTTTTTGTTCTGTATAGGGAACTTGCACATAGGGCGCAATAATGGTTTGTGGTCTAATTTGGGTACTGGAAATATCTCGAATGAAGTCTTGTTGATAACTTTGACGTTCGGAAACGAGGTTTTGGATAAAGAGTAAACCAATGCCAAATATGCCAATCAATATAAAAATAGCAATGATTTTAAATGTAAGAAAATGAGATCTCATCATAATTTCCTTAAATATATGTAGATCTCAATAGTGTGTAAAAAGTAGATGTTTTTTATTTGAGTTGTTTTTGAGTTTTATGTGAAATTTGGGTGAAGTTGAAAATGATGCATCTTGGCATCAGTTTTGTAATACATTTTAAAATTAAGTGAGGTGTATCGTGACACCAACACCTTGTCGATGGGGTTGTATTAAACCAATTTGATTTTCATTCATATTTTCAATTTTAATCTGCCCATGATGTTGTTCAATCACTTGCTTCACGATGCTTAATCCAATACCTGAACTGCGTTGCTGGGAAATTGGACGTGGCAAGGAGAAATAAGTATCAAAAACTTGCTTGAGGGCATATTCTGGAATCCATTCACCTTCGTTAAAGATTTTAAACTCAATGCCTTGGTGATGATGTTGATGCAGTTGAAGCAAAATCTTGCCTGAATGGGGCGTAAAATCCAAAGCATTATCCAGTAAGTTCGCAAAAGTTTGTTGTAGCCAAAAACGATCAGCCTGAATCAGACATTCATTTTCAATGTCTAGTAAACATTGAATTTTTTTATTTTGAATTTGACTGGCGTATTGCTGTAAGACGTGTTGGACTAGTTGGGAAAGATCAAAATTTTGTAGTTCAAGTTGATGTTTGGATTTTTCTAAACGTGTCAGCAGTAACATCCGATCAATCAAGGTTTTTAAGCGTTGGCTTTGTTGATAAATATGTGTGGCAAATTGTTGTTGATCTGCTAAAGGTAAGTCTTCCTTGAGTAACTCGGCACTGGCTTGAATCGCTGTAAGTGGACTTTTCAACTCATGGGTGAGCGTATTGACATAGTGTTCAACATAGGCACGATCTTCAAGTTTTTCTCGCATGGTTTCAATCGCTTGTGAAACTAAGTTAAGCTCTTGCGCAGAACGAAAGTGTGGCGCTTGATTGACAGGTGCGAGTGCTTGGGCATATTTACGGACACGGTCAATACTGTGTTTTAGCCAATACGCCACCAAACTGGCAAGAAACAAACTCAATAATGCGATCCAAGCTGCTTGACGGAAAAGTTGATTTTCTGAACGTTGAATATAAGGTTGTACAGAACGATTGGGCTTGCCGATGCTCACCACGCCGATCAGTTGCTGCTGTTGATTGACCTGATAATAAATAGGTGCTGCAATAAACATAGTGCTGTAATTGCTCCCCAAATCATTGCCTTTCAGGTCATAACTGCGTGTAGAACGGACACCGTATTTTCCTTTTAAAGTCAGATAAATATCATTCCATTGTGAATAATCCTGCCCCGTGGCAATCCCTTGTGAATCATAAATGACAATGCCTTTTGCATCAGTAATATAGATTTGTTGGTTAATTTCCTTTTTATTGTGTTGCCAAATCGTGGCATTCAGTTTGCGATTTAAAGCTTGTTGAATTTTTTGATCAAATTGGGGCGTACTGACGTGATTTTCATATACATCTTCAGCTACTAACATGGCGATAATATTGGCATTTTCTGCAAGTGTATCTTCAACCACTTGGCGTACATTGGGTTTTACTTGTTGATTAAAAGTGTAGGACATAAACCACAGTCCGAGTAAAATGATTAAACCAAAGAAAAACCAAATGCGTATAAAAATGGACATCGTATTACCCATTTAACTTGATGAATAATTCAAATAAATATTGGAGATATTTATTCACTTTTGAAATATCCCCACAATAGCCAAAGGGGTGCCAATATTAGAAAAATTGTCAGTAAATAAAAGGTTTTAAAATACATTGCTATAGCAAAAATAAAAGCACTTAGACAGCAAGCGATGAAACTAAATTTAAACGTAAGATCGAAGAACTTTTCTATTGGGGTTTGAGGTGTTCGTTCATCATCCTCAACATAGAAATCCTCGTTATACACTTGTGAAATAAAAAAGAATATGCAAATGAACAGGTTAGCAAGAGCAGGAACTAAAATAAATAATCCAAGGTTGATCAAATCAACAGCCACTTTATCTATCCTTTGATCTATAGTTTAACTCATTCTTTTTAAGCTATAACCAAAACCGCGATGCGTTTGAATCGGGTCGTGTTCAGTTGAAATGTGTTTGAGCTTTTGTCTTAGACTTTTGATATGCGTATCTACAGTACGCTCCAAACTATGTTCGGGATGTTCCCAAATATGATCCATCAATTGTTGGCGACTAAATACCTGTTCAGGATGATCAATCAACAATTTCAACAAACGATATTCATAACGAGTCAGTTGCAGCAGCGTACCCAAATAATAAATCTGTAAGCACTCGTCATGACATTGCCAAACTTGAGATGTTTGCTGTGGATTATCTTTTATTTCATTGGATTGCGCATTTTTTAATTGATTTTGAATTTCCATTCTTCGCCAAATAGCTTTGATCCTTGACACAATTTCTCGTGAGCTAAAAGGCTTAGCACAGTAATCATCTGCTCCAATTTCTAAGCCAATAATTCGGTCAATTTCATCATCACGTGCTGTTAAAAAAAGCAAAGGTGTATGGTTGAAATGGCGAATTTTTTTACAGACATCAAAACCATTGATGTCAGGTAAACCCACATCTAAAATAATAAAATCAAAGCTTTGCTCTTGCACATAGTCAATCGCCTGCGTGCCTGTATTTGCCCAAGTGACTTGCCAATCTTCACGTTCAAGTGCATAGCGTAAAGGCATTACAATTGCGGCATCATCTTCAACACATAAAATATGTTTTTTATTATTCATTGGATTGTAAATTTCAAGGAATCGCTTCGAGTGTACTGAAAATCACATTGATAGGCGAATGAAATTTAAGTGAAGTTTGTGTGAACTTTGAGAAAGGGAGCGTGCAGCATTTAAAAAGTAGGAGGGCAATTATTCATGTGACATTCTGAGCGCCCTGTAATATTCGGATTTGATCGTCACGCCAATCACAGGACAGCAGAGTAAAAGTATTGGTGACTTTTACTCACTCAGCAGATACATGGATAATGTATTGCGAGAAATAGATTACTCTAATTTTGGTGAAGGTGGGAGAGTATTTGATTAAAATTAATTCTTTTGTCTGAAAAATGAACGACTCTTTTTCACTTTAATATTGAATAGACAGTTCACCACAATGAAAGTTGTGATTCATCTTGCTGTTCAGAGAGCTGGTACAGCCCTACACCGATTAAACGAAATTGAAAATGTTCAGGTATTTGCATTTCTGATAAAAGAATGTGTACCGCCTTTTGCATATCTTGTTGTGAATTGAGCGCATGTTTAAAGCTTTTACTGTGTTGTAAAACCTGAAAATTTTTTAATTTTAATTTGACCGTCACGCCACGTGCTTGGATTTGTTTTTTGACTAAACTTTGCCAAACACGTGCAATTAAACTCTCCCAATAAGGCAAACATTGCGCTAAAGTCAGATCATCATCAAAGGTGGTTTCATTGGAAATCTGTTGTCGTTGTCGCTCGACTTGCACAGGACGCTCATCAATACCTTGTGCATATAAAAACAGTTGCTTGCCATATTTTCCAAAATGCTGAATTAAAAAAATCTCCTCAACTTGTTGCAAATCTCCGAGCGTTTGCAAATTCAAATTTTTAAGTTTTTCTTGGGTCACTTTACCAACGCCAGGAATTTTCTTGAGTGGTAGATCATAAATAAAATGTTGGACTTGGCGAGGTTTAATGATGCAAATGCCATTGGGCTTATGCCAATCTGAGGCAATTTTAGCAAGGAATTTATTGGGTGCAACGCCTGCTGAGGCGGTCAGTCCCGTATGTTTAACGATGTCTGCCCGAATCCGTTCCGCAACTTCGGTTGCACTTGGGATATTTTGTAAGTTTTCAGTGACATCTAAATACGCCTCATCTAAGGATAAGGGTTCGATCAGTACTGTGTATTGTTGAAAGATTTGATGAATCTGTGCAGAAACTTCCCGATATTTTTCAAAATTCGGTTCGATCACGACCACATGGGGACACAATTTTTTGGCTTGTGACATCGACATGGCAGAGCGTAAACCAAACTCACGTGCAGGATAAGATGCAGCCGCAATCACTGCGCGTGGATGATGCGAGGCAATCACCACAGGTAAATGTTTCAAGTCAGGACGCTCTCGTAGCTCGACTGAAGCGTAGAAAGCATCCATGTCGATATGAATGATTTTTCTCATATTTTCAAGTCAAATTGACCAGATCGTTTTTATCTTAACTGAATTGGAGAAAGGACTCATCTTTAAATCTGATTTTACAAAATTTTCTGCGACAAAATACGACTTTTGACCTTCATATCAAGGTTGCAGGTGATTCTCCTGCAAAAATTGCTGCCACTCTTTTTCATCACCATAAAATACATTTAAATCGACATTTTTATGAATCCCTGAAATCTTAGCTTGATTGGTCTGCTGCCAAAATATCCAACCACGTTGATCTTTCAAATCAGGTTTGTCGTGATATTCACGAATCCAAATCGGCGTATTGTTAAATTCACCAAGCAAAATAATATTATAAAAATTTTTTGAGGTATAAAAAATTGGCTGTTTGCCATAATGAGCTTGCAAGCGATCATGCATGATTTTGATTTGTTTCAGTAATTGTTCTTTGGTAAAGGTATTAATGCAATTGCTGTCATATTCTAAATCCATCACGGGCGGTAGTGCATCGGATTTATTTGGCACCGTATCGATAAAATTTTGTGCTTGGATATTGCCTTCACGACATAAACGAAAAAAATGATAGGCACCTACACGCATGCCACGTTCACGTGCTTCGAGCCAATAGTTTTGAAATAACGTATCTTTAAAATCCCCACCTTCAGTAGCTTTCAGATAGACAAATTGATATTGCTGTGGAGAAATTTGTTTCCAGTTGATTTGACCTTGATGATGTGACACATCAAAACCTTTGATTGGATAAGGTTCAGCGGAAGCCGCATTATAGTGGACAATTACCAAAGCCAAACTGATCAGGCAGCCAACGATCACAATCGTCAATGCGACACGATTGTGACAAAAATTTGCTGAAATCTTGGTTAAATGTTTTGGCATCATCATTTTAAATATAGAGAAGCAGTCATTTTAATGCGAACCTTATCACAAGACTATGCGAGATCTGTTATATTTTAAATCTCTTGGTTTTTGGGAATCTGATAAAAAATAATCGCGGTAATAATGTTAATTAAACCTAAACAAATCAATGTGTAATGAAATGCTTGCGTGATTTGTGCTTCACCTAAATGGTTTGTAAATACATTCAGTAAAGTCCCTGCCAATGCAATTCCGATACTCATCGACAACATCATAATCATCGACAAAAAACTGTTACCACTACTGGCATCTTGTTGTGGTAAGTCTTTGAGGGTTAAGGTATTCATCGCAACAAACTGTAAAGAGTTTAATGTCCCAAATACAAAGAAATGCACAGCTCTAAGCCATGTCGGTGTATCTGCTGTAGTCAGTGCAAAACTTGCAATACATGCCCCGACCAAAAAGGTATTGATCAGTAAAAGTCTACGATAGCCGACTTTGGAAATCATTGGGCGGATAATGGGTTTTGAAAATAATGAACCTAATACCATAGGCGTTAGCATAATCCCTGTCATGAATGGTTCCATCTGAAAGGCAACTTGCAACATCAAAGGCAAAATAAAAGGAATAGCATTACTTCCAAAACGAGCAAAAAAGTTACCTAAAATCCCAATGGCATAGATTCTGTTTCTAAATAATTTACTACGAAATAAAGCATTTTGATGGGTATGCGCATGATAAGCATAGATCAGCGCAGCAATAAAGCCCGTGATAAATAAACCAAGACTAAAACTTCTGGATACCTCTCGACTGGCAATATTTTCAATGCCCAATGCCATTCCAACCATCGCAATCACCAGTAAAATAAAACCACTCAAGTCGAATTTTTTCACTGAAGGTTCGGTGGTATTTGGCATGGCTTTAAAAGTTACA
Encoded here:
- the dinB gene encoding DNA polymerase IV, which gives rise to MRKIIHIDMDAFYASVELRERPDLKHLPVVIASHHPRAVIAAASYPAREFGLRSAMSMSQAKKLCPHVVVIEPNFEKYREVSAQIHQIFQQYTVLIEPLSLDEAYLDVTENLQNIPSATEVAERIRADIVKHTGLTASAGVAPNKFLAKIASDWHKPNGICIIKPRQVQHFIYDLPLKKIPGVGKVTQEKLKNLNLQTLGDLQQVEEIFLIQHFGKYGKQLFLYAQGIDERPVQVERQRQQISNETTFDDDLTLAQCLPYWESLIARVWQSLVKKQIQARGVTVKLKLKNFQVLQHSKSFKHALNSQQDMQKAVHILLSEMQIPEHFQFRLIGVGLYQLSEQQDESQLSLW
- a CDS encoding glycoside hydrolase family 25 protein, producing MPKHLTKISANFCHNRVALTIVIVGCLISLALVIVHYNAASAEPYPIKGFDVSHHQGQINWKQISPQQYQFVYLKATEGGDFKDTLFQNYWLEARERGMRVGAYHFFRLCREGNIQAQNFIDTVPNKSDALPPVMDLEYDSNCINTFTKEQLLKQIKIMHDRLQAHYGKQPIFYTSKNFYNIILLGEFNNTPIWIREYHDKPDLKDQRGWIFWQQTNQAKISGIHKNVDLNVFYGDEKEWQQFLQENHLQP
- the mdtD gene encoding multidrug transporter subunit MdtD; translation: MTATPLHQKLQPEFYLLVFLVSIGFFMQGLDTTIINTALPAMATSLQEHPLRMHGVVISYVLSVAACIPLSGWLADRFGVRNTFFAAIVIFTLASLGCALSNDFNLLIAFRVLQGIGGALLLPVGRLAMLRIIPREQFLSAMSLMSLAGLMGPLMGPTLGGWLVEYASWHWIFLINLPIGLLGMFVTFKAMPNTTEPSVKKFDLSGFILLVIAMVGMALGIENIASREVSRSFSLGLFITGFIAALIYAYHAHTHQNALFRSKLFRNRIYAIGILGNFFARFGSNAIPFILPLMLQVAFQMEPFMTGIMLTPMVLGSLFSKPIIRPMISKVGYRRLLLINTFLVGACIASFALTTADTPTWLRAVHFFVFGTLNSLQFVAMNTLTLKDLPQQDASSGNSFLSMIMMLSMSIGIALAGTLLNVFTNHLGEAQITQAFHYTLICLGLINIITAIIFYQIPKNQEI